A genomic segment from Glycine soja cultivar W05 chromosome 18, ASM419377v2, whole genome shotgun sequence encodes:
- the LOC114394874 gene encoding putative ripening-related protein 1 yields the protein MKRFIPNASFILLATLILTSCFYSEAQKCRPSGRIRGKKAPPGQCNQENDSDCCKEGKMYTTYECSPPMSSNTKAYLTLNSFQKGGDGGGPSECDNQYHSDDTPVVALSTGWFNHKSRCLHNITISGNGRSVVAMVVDQCDSRKGCDAEHDYQPPCPNNIVDASKAVWKALGVPLNEWGGLDITWSDA from the coding sequence ATGAAGAGGTTTATCCCAAATGCATCCTTCATTTTATTAGCCACTCTCATCTTGACAAGTTGTTTTTACTCTGAAGCTCAAAAGTGCCGCCCAAGTGGAAGAATTAGAGGAAAGAAGGCCCCTCCAGGACAATGCAACCAAGAGAATGATTCTGACTGTTGCAAAGAAGGCAAAATGTACACAACATATGAATGTTCACCACCAATGTCAAGCAACACCAAGGCCTATCTCACTCTCAACAGTTTTCAGAAGGGTGGAGATGGTGGTGGCCCTTCAGAATGTGATAACCAGTACCATTCTGACGACACACCGGTCGTGGCACTGTCCACGGGATGGTTCAACCACAAGAGCAGGTGCCTCCACAACATCACCATTAGCGGCAATGGTAGAAGTGTGGTGGCCATGGTGGTTGATCAGTGTGACTCAAGAAAGGGATGTGATGCAGAGCATGACTATCAACCTCCATGTCCCAACAACATTGTTGATGCATCAAAGGCTGTTTGGAAAGCCTTAGGAGTGCCCCTAAATGAATGGGGTGGGTTGGATATTACCTGGTCTGATGCTTGA